Proteins from one Gasterosteus aculeatus chromosome 11, fGasAcu3.hap1.1, whole genome shotgun sequence genomic window:
- the ezh1 gene encoding histone-lysine N-methyltransferase EZH1 isoform X5 — MEETTAAGPEPGSGAAAPAAPKPQPPSFVPSRSLMEWRRRVKSEYMRLCQVKRLKKVEKVKTLFMSNRKKIEQQTNLLNAEWSRLRIQSIPLSTSGGAVANKKCTVEFGFPEFKAQAIAMRPLSTVTGIPFMYSWSPLQHNFMVEDETFLHNIPYMGDEVLEQDEAFLEELIDNYDGVHGDREGGFISDEVFKELVEALSHYSDHEEEEEAAAMTAEAAADVAVKKEDERVMRSSAEGSEDTQAGTVAFTGRKRRSTAEVSDSSSSKKVPNENIFSAIASMFPYKGTTEELKEKYKDLVEPPQPVKLPPLCTPSLDGPFAKSVQREQSLHSFHTLFCRRCFKYDCFLHPFHATPNVYKRKSKEIRVETEPCGADCFLLEKGAKEFVDQNMLRSQRSRRRRKQPRPASSSCPGPSASAEEAQEGCSDHETTSSSEGNSRCPTPTKLRPGDDDGEQQQAGAVVQWSGAEESLFRVLHGTYFNNFCSIARLIGTKNCKEVYEFAVKEVLIHRVPPADGGIAPQKKKRKHRLWAKIQLKKDNSSNQVCKYQPCDHPDHPCDSSCPCVMSQNFCEKFCQCVHECQNRFPGCRCKTQCNTKQCPCYLAVRECDPDLCMTCGTAEHWDSKSISCKNCSIQRGLKKHLLLAPSDVAGWGTFIKEPVQKNEFISEYCGELISQDEADRRGRIYDKYMSSFLFNLNNDFVVDATRKGNKIRFANHSVNPNCYAKVVMVNGDHRIGIFAKRAIRQGEELFFDYR, encoded by the exons ATGGAGGAAACGACCGCTGCAGGTCCAGAACCGGGCTCAGGTGCTGCGGCACCAGCAGCCCCGAAACCTCAGCCTCCCTCCTTTGTGCCGTCCCGCAGCCTGATGGAGTGGAGACGGAGGGTCAAGTCAGAGTATATGCGCCTCTGCCAAGTAAAACGCCTTAAAAAAGTAGAGAAGGTCAAG ACCCTGTTCATGTCCAACAGGAAAAAGATTGAGCAGCAAACGAATCTCCTGAATGCAGAGTGGTCCAGGCTCCGGATTCAGTCCATCCCTTTGTCAACGTCTGGTGGAGCTGTGGCCAACAAGAAG TGCACGGTGGAGTTTGGCTTTCCTGAATTTAAAGCCCAAGCCATTGCCATGAGACCGCTGTCAACAGTGACAGGAATCCCCTTCATGTACTCTTGGTCGCCTCTGCAGCACAACTTCATG GTGGAGGATGAGACATTCCTTCACAACATCCCATACATGGGCGACGAGGTCCTGGAGCAAGACGAGGCCTTTCTGGAGGAACTCATCGACAACTACGATGGTGTCCATGGCGACAGAG AGGGGGGGTTCATCAGCGACGAGGTCTTTAAAGAGCTGGTGGAGGCCTTGAGCCATTACTCCGaccacgaggaggaggaagaagcagccGCGATGACGGCAGAGGCCGCGGCGGATGTGGCGGTGAAGAAGGAGGACGAGAGAGTGATGAGGAGCTCGGCGGAGGGTTCGGAAGACACCCAAGCGGGTACCGTCGCGTTCaccgggaggaagaggaggagcaccgCTGAAG TGAGCGACTCATCCAGCAGCAAGAAGGTCCCCAACGAAAATATCTTTTCAGCCATCGCCTCAATGTTCCCTTACAAGGGCACCacggaggagctgaaggaaaa GTACAAGGACCTCGTTGAGCCCCCCCAGCCGGTGAAGCTGCCCCCACTCTGCACCCCCAGCCTGGACGGACCCTTTGCTAAGTCTGTACAGCGGGAGCAGTCGTTACACTCCTTCCACACGCTCTTCTGCAGACGTTGCTTCAAATACGACTGTTTCCTCCACC CTTTCCACGCTACGCCCAATGTTTACAAACGCAAGAGCAAGGAGATCCGCGTGGAGACGGAGCCATGTGGTGCGGACTGCTTCCTGTTAGAG AAAGGGGCCAAAGAGTTTGTGGATCAGAACATGTTACGGTCACAAAGGTCTCGGAGGCGCCGAAAGCAGCCGCGTCCCGCCAGCTCCAGCTGTCCCGGGCCGTCCGCGTCCGCCGAGGAAGCACAAGAGGGCTGCAGTGACCATgaaaccacctcctcctcag AGGGGAATTCGCGATGCCCGACTCCCACCAAGCTGCGTCCAGGCGACGATGacggggagcagcagcaggcgggcGCGGTGGTCCAGTGGAGCGGGGCAGAGGAGTCACTCTTCAGAGTGCTACACGGCACCTACTTCAACAACTTCTGCTCCATCGCTCGCCTTATCGGCACCAAGAACTGCAAGGAG GTGTATGAATTTGCAGTGAAGGAAGTCTTGATCCACCGTGTTCCTCCTGCCGATGGAGGAATCGCGCCCCAAAAGAAGAAACGAAAACACAG GTTATGGGCAAAGATTCAGCTCAAGAAAG ATAACTCGTCCAACCAGGTGTGCAAATACCAGCCATGTGATCACCCCGACCATCCGTGCGACAGCTCCTGCCCGTGTGTGATGAGCCAGAATTTCTGTGAGAAGTTCTGCCAGTGCGTCCACGAGT GCCAGAACCGCTTCCCAGGCTGCAGATGCAAGACGCAATGCAACACTAAACAGTGTCCCTGCTACCTGGCCGTGAGGGAGTGTGACCCAGATCTGTGCATGACCTGCGGCACGGCAGAGCACTGGGACAGCAAATCCATCTCCTGCAAGAACTGCAGCATCCAGAGAGGCCTCAAGAAA CACCTGCTTCTGGCGCCATCAGATGTCGCCGGTTGGGGCACCTTCATCAAAGAGCCGGTTCAGAAGAATGAGTTCATCTCTGAATACTGCGGAGAG CTGATCTCCCAGGATGAGGCGGACCGACGTGGAAGGATCTACGACAAATACATGTCCAGCTTTCTCTTCAACTTGAACAATG ACTTTGTTGTGGATGCCACGCGCAAGGGGAACAAGATCCGCTTTGCAAATCATTCTGTTAATCCCAACTGCTACGCAAAAG TGGTAATGGTGAATGGAGACCACCGTATTGGTATCTTTGCCAAACGAGCTATACGGCAAGGGGAGGAGCTCTTCTTTGACTACAGGTAG
- the ezh1 gene encoding histone-lysine N-methyltransferase EZH1 isoform X1 yields the protein MHQRPEVRHPALSLRDIKCVVLSLQEESRTTAQLFFTRYKCRSFHVIDHFFILNIFGLLLYPHNLKNQVMEETTAAGPEPGSGAAAPAAPKPQPPSFVPSRSLMEWRRRVKSEYMRLCQVKRLKKVEKVKTLFMSNRKKIEQQTNLLNAEWSRLRIQSIPLSTSGGAVANKKCTVEFGFPEFKAQAIAMRPLSTVTGIPFMYSWSPLQHNFMVEDETFLHNIPYMGDEVLEQDEAFLEELIDNYDGVHGDREGGFISDEVFKELVEALSHYSDHEEEEEAAAMTAEAAADVAVKKEDERVMRSSAEGSEDTQAGTVAFTGRKRRSTAEVSDSSSSKKVPNENIFSAIASMFPYKGTTEELKEKYKDLVEPPQPVKLPPLCTPSLDGPFAKSVQREQSLHSFHTLFCRRCFKYDCFLHPFHATPNVYKRKSKEIRVETEPCGADCFLLEKGAKEFVDQNMLRSQRSRRRRKQPRPASSSCPGPSASAEEAQEGCSDHETTSSSEGNSRCPTPTKLRPGDDDGEQQQAGAVVQWSGAEESLFRVLHGTYFNNFCSIARLIGTKNCKEVYEFAVKEVLIHRVPPADGGIAPQKKKRKHRLWAKIQLKKDNSSNQVCKYQPCDHPDHPCDSSCPCVMSQNFCEKFCQCVHECQNRFPGCRCKTQCNTKQCPCYLAVRECDPDLCMTCGTAEHWDSKSISCKNCSIQRGLKKHLLLAPSDVAGWGTFIKEPVQKNEFISEYCGELISQDEADRRGRIYDKYMSSFLFNLNNDFVVDATRKGNKIRFANHSVNPNCYAKVVMVNGDHRIGIFAKRAIRQGEELFFDYRYSQADALKYVGLERVHTSVSSA from the exons ATGCATCAGCGGCCAGAGGTCCGTCATCCAGCTCTCTCATTACGGGATATAAAATGCGTCGTGCtctccctgcaggaggagagcagaacaACAGCTCAACTGTTTTTCACTCGGTACAAGTGTAGGAGTTTCCACGTTATCGATCATTTTTTCATTCTTAATATTTTTGGACTGTTACTTTATCCTCACAATCTGAAAAATCAGG tcATGGAGGAAACGACCGCTGCAGGTCCAGAACCGGGCTCAGGTGCTGCGGCACCAGCAGCCCCGAAACCTCAGCCTCCCTCCTTTGTGCCGTCCCGCAGCCTGATGGAGTGGAGACGGAGGGTCAAGTCAGAGTATATGCGCCTCTGCCAAGTAAAACGCCTTAAAAAAGTAGAGAAGGTCAAG ACCCTGTTCATGTCCAACAGGAAAAAGATTGAGCAGCAAACGAATCTCCTGAATGCAGAGTGGTCCAGGCTCCGGATTCAGTCCATCCCTTTGTCAACGTCTGGTGGAGCTGTGGCCAACAAGAAG TGCACGGTGGAGTTTGGCTTTCCTGAATTTAAAGCCCAAGCCATTGCCATGAGACCGCTGTCAACAGTGACAGGAATCCCCTTCATGTACTCTTGGTCGCCTCTGCAGCACAACTTCATG GTGGAGGATGAGACATTCCTTCACAACATCCCATACATGGGCGACGAGGTCCTGGAGCAAGACGAGGCCTTTCTGGAGGAACTCATCGACAACTACGATGGTGTCCATGGCGACAGAG AGGGGGGGTTCATCAGCGACGAGGTCTTTAAAGAGCTGGTGGAGGCCTTGAGCCATTACTCCGaccacgaggaggaggaagaagcagccGCGATGACGGCAGAGGCCGCGGCGGATGTGGCGGTGAAGAAGGAGGACGAGAGAGTGATGAGGAGCTCGGCGGAGGGTTCGGAAGACACCCAAGCGGGTACCGTCGCGTTCaccgggaggaagaggaggagcaccgCTGAAG TGAGCGACTCATCCAGCAGCAAGAAGGTCCCCAACGAAAATATCTTTTCAGCCATCGCCTCAATGTTCCCTTACAAGGGCACCacggaggagctgaaggaaaa GTACAAGGACCTCGTTGAGCCCCCCCAGCCGGTGAAGCTGCCCCCACTCTGCACCCCCAGCCTGGACGGACCCTTTGCTAAGTCTGTACAGCGGGAGCAGTCGTTACACTCCTTCCACACGCTCTTCTGCAGACGTTGCTTCAAATACGACTGTTTCCTCCACC CTTTCCACGCTACGCCCAATGTTTACAAACGCAAGAGCAAGGAGATCCGCGTGGAGACGGAGCCATGTGGTGCGGACTGCTTCCTGTTAGAG AAAGGGGCCAAAGAGTTTGTGGATCAGAACATGTTACGGTCACAAAGGTCTCGGAGGCGCCGAAAGCAGCCGCGTCCCGCCAGCTCCAGCTGTCCCGGGCCGTCCGCGTCCGCCGAGGAAGCACAAGAGGGCTGCAGTGACCATgaaaccacctcctcctcag AGGGGAATTCGCGATGCCCGACTCCCACCAAGCTGCGTCCAGGCGACGATGacggggagcagcagcaggcgggcGCGGTGGTCCAGTGGAGCGGGGCAGAGGAGTCACTCTTCAGAGTGCTACACGGCACCTACTTCAACAACTTCTGCTCCATCGCTCGCCTTATCGGCACCAAGAACTGCAAGGAG GTGTATGAATTTGCAGTGAAGGAAGTCTTGATCCACCGTGTTCCTCCTGCCGATGGAGGAATCGCGCCCCAAAAGAAGAAACGAAAACACAG GTTATGGGCAAAGATTCAGCTCAAGAAAG ATAACTCGTCCAACCAGGTGTGCAAATACCAGCCATGTGATCACCCCGACCATCCGTGCGACAGCTCCTGCCCGTGTGTGATGAGCCAGAATTTCTGTGAGAAGTTCTGCCAGTGCGTCCACGAGT GCCAGAACCGCTTCCCAGGCTGCAGATGCAAGACGCAATGCAACACTAAACAGTGTCCCTGCTACCTGGCCGTGAGGGAGTGTGACCCAGATCTGTGCATGACCTGCGGCACGGCAGAGCACTGGGACAGCAAATCCATCTCCTGCAAGAACTGCAGCATCCAGAGAGGCCTCAAGAAA CACCTGCTTCTGGCGCCATCAGATGTCGCCGGTTGGGGCACCTTCATCAAAGAGCCGGTTCAGAAGAATGAGTTCATCTCTGAATACTGCGGAGAG CTGATCTCCCAGGATGAGGCGGACCGACGTGGAAGGATCTACGACAAATACATGTCCAGCTTTCTCTTCAACTTGAACAATG ACTTTGTTGTGGATGCCACGCGCAAGGGGAACAAGATCCGCTTTGCAAATCATTCTGTTAATCCCAACTGCTACGCAAAAG TGGTAATGGTGAATGGAGACCACCGTATTGGTATCTTTGCCAAACGAGCTATACGGCAAGGGGAGGAGCTCTTCTTTGACTACAG ATACAGCCAAGCTGATGCCCTTAAATATGTGGGATTAGAAAGGGTGCATACCTCCGTATCCTCTGCCTAA
- the ezh1 gene encoding histone-lysine N-methyltransferase EZH1 isoform X3: MEETTAAGPEPGSGAAAPAAPKPQPPSFVPSRSLMEWRRRVKSEYMRLCQVKRLKKVEKVKTLFMSNRKKIEQQTNLLNAEWSRLRIQSIPLSTSGGAVANKKCTVEFGFPEFKAQAIAMRPLSTVTGIPFMYSWSPLQHNFMVEDETFLHNIPYMGDEVLEQDEAFLEELIDNYDGVHGDREGGFISDEVFKELVEALSHYSDHEEEEEAAAMTAEAAADVAVKKEDERVMRSSAEGSEDTQAGTVAFTGRKRRSTAEVSDSSSSKKVPNENIFSAIASMFPYKGTTEELKEKYKDLVEPPQPVKLPPLCTPSLDGPFAKSVQREQSLHSFHTLFCRRCFKYDCFLHPFHATPNVYKRKSKEIRVETEPCGADCFLLEKGAKEFVDQNMLRSQRSRRRRKQPRPASSSCPGPSASAEEAQEGCSDHETTSSSEGNSRCPTPTKLRPGDDDGEQQQAGAVVQWSGAEESLFRVLHGTYFNNFCSIARLIGTKNCKEVYEFAVKEVLIHRVPPADGGIAPQKKKRKHRLWAKIQLKKDNSSNQVCKYQPCDHPDHPCDSSCPCVMSQNFCEKFCQCVHECQNRFPGCRCKTQCNTKQCPCYLAVRECDPDLCMTCGTAEHWDSKSISCKNCSIQRGLKKHLLLAPSDVAGWGTFIKEPVQKNEFISEYCGELISQDEADRRGRIYDKYMSSFLFNLNNDFVVDATRKGNKIRFANHSVNPNCYAKGMTESGCFCHGVKREYRWLLWDAKQSSYAVFVALAVVMVNGDHRIGIFAKRAIRQGEELFFDYRYSQADALKYVGLERVHTSVSSA; encoded by the exons ATGGAGGAAACGACCGCTGCAGGTCCAGAACCGGGCTCAGGTGCTGCGGCACCAGCAGCCCCGAAACCTCAGCCTCCCTCCTTTGTGCCGTCCCGCAGCCTGATGGAGTGGAGACGGAGGGTCAAGTCAGAGTATATGCGCCTCTGCCAAGTAAAACGCCTTAAAAAAGTAGAGAAGGTCAAG ACCCTGTTCATGTCCAACAGGAAAAAGATTGAGCAGCAAACGAATCTCCTGAATGCAGAGTGGTCCAGGCTCCGGATTCAGTCCATCCCTTTGTCAACGTCTGGTGGAGCTGTGGCCAACAAGAAG TGCACGGTGGAGTTTGGCTTTCCTGAATTTAAAGCCCAAGCCATTGCCATGAGACCGCTGTCAACAGTGACAGGAATCCCCTTCATGTACTCTTGGTCGCCTCTGCAGCACAACTTCATG GTGGAGGATGAGACATTCCTTCACAACATCCCATACATGGGCGACGAGGTCCTGGAGCAAGACGAGGCCTTTCTGGAGGAACTCATCGACAACTACGATGGTGTCCATGGCGACAGAG AGGGGGGGTTCATCAGCGACGAGGTCTTTAAAGAGCTGGTGGAGGCCTTGAGCCATTACTCCGaccacgaggaggaggaagaagcagccGCGATGACGGCAGAGGCCGCGGCGGATGTGGCGGTGAAGAAGGAGGACGAGAGAGTGATGAGGAGCTCGGCGGAGGGTTCGGAAGACACCCAAGCGGGTACCGTCGCGTTCaccgggaggaagaggaggagcaccgCTGAAG TGAGCGACTCATCCAGCAGCAAGAAGGTCCCCAACGAAAATATCTTTTCAGCCATCGCCTCAATGTTCCCTTACAAGGGCACCacggaggagctgaaggaaaa GTACAAGGACCTCGTTGAGCCCCCCCAGCCGGTGAAGCTGCCCCCACTCTGCACCCCCAGCCTGGACGGACCCTTTGCTAAGTCTGTACAGCGGGAGCAGTCGTTACACTCCTTCCACACGCTCTTCTGCAGACGTTGCTTCAAATACGACTGTTTCCTCCACC CTTTCCACGCTACGCCCAATGTTTACAAACGCAAGAGCAAGGAGATCCGCGTGGAGACGGAGCCATGTGGTGCGGACTGCTTCCTGTTAGAG AAAGGGGCCAAAGAGTTTGTGGATCAGAACATGTTACGGTCACAAAGGTCTCGGAGGCGCCGAAAGCAGCCGCGTCCCGCCAGCTCCAGCTGTCCCGGGCCGTCCGCGTCCGCCGAGGAAGCACAAGAGGGCTGCAGTGACCATgaaaccacctcctcctcag AGGGGAATTCGCGATGCCCGACTCCCACCAAGCTGCGTCCAGGCGACGATGacggggagcagcagcaggcgggcGCGGTGGTCCAGTGGAGCGGGGCAGAGGAGTCACTCTTCAGAGTGCTACACGGCACCTACTTCAACAACTTCTGCTCCATCGCTCGCCTTATCGGCACCAAGAACTGCAAGGAG GTGTATGAATTTGCAGTGAAGGAAGTCTTGATCCACCGTGTTCCTCCTGCCGATGGAGGAATCGCGCCCCAAAAGAAGAAACGAAAACACAG GTTATGGGCAAAGATTCAGCTCAAGAAAG ATAACTCGTCCAACCAGGTGTGCAAATACCAGCCATGTGATCACCCCGACCATCCGTGCGACAGCTCCTGCCCGTGTGTGATGAGCCAGAATTTCTGTGAGAAGTTCTGCCAGTGCGTCCACGAGT GCCAGAACCGCTTCCCAGGCTGCAGATGCAAGACGCAATGCAACACTAAACAGTGTCCCTGCTACCTGGCCGTGAGGGAGTGTGACCCAGATCTGTGCATGACCTGCGGCACGGCAGAGCACTGGGACAGCAAATCCATCTCCTGCAAGAACTGCAGCATCCAGAGAGGCCTCAAGAAA CACCTGCTTCTGGCGCCATCAGATGTCGCCGGTTGGGGCACCTTCATCAAAGAGCCGGTTCAGAAGAATGAGTTCATCTCTGAATACTGCGGAGAG CTGATCTCCCAGGATGAGGCGGACCGACGTGGAAGGATCTACGACAAATACATGTCCAGCTTTCTCTTCAACTTGAACAATG ACTTTGTTGTGGATGCCACGCGCAAGGGGAACAAGATCCGCTTTGCAAATCATTCTGTTAATCCCAACTGCTACGCAAAAGGTATGACGGAATCAGGTTGTTTCTGCCATGGAGTCAAACGTGAATATAGGTGGCTTTTGTGGGACGCAAAGCAGTCGTCTTACGCTGTGTTTGTTGCCCTTGCAGTGGTAATGGTGAATGGAGACCACCGTATTGGTATCTTTGCCAAACGAGCTATACGGCAAGGGGAGGAGCTCTTCTTTGACTACAG ATACAGCCAAGCTGATGCCCTTAAATATGTGGGATTAGAAAGGGTGCATACCTCCGTATCCTCTGCCTAA
- the ezh1 gene encoding histone-lysine N-methyltransferase EZH1 isoform X4, which yields MEETTAAGPEPGSGAAAPAAPKPQPPSFVPSRSLMEWRRRVKSEYMRLCQVKRLKKVEKVKTLFMSNRKKIEQQTNLLNAEWSRLRIQSIPLSTSGGAVANKKCTVEFGFPEFKAQAIAMRPLSTVTGIPFMYSWSPLQHNFMVEDETFLHNIPYMGDEVLEQDEAFLEELIDNYDGVHGDREGGFISDEVFKELVEALSHYSDHEEEEEAAAMTAEAAADVAVKKEDERVMRSSAEGSEDTQAGTVAFTGRKRRSTAEVSDSSSSKKVPNENIFSAIASMFPYKGTTEELKEKYKDLVEPPQPVKLPPLCTPSLDGPFAKSVQREQSLHSFHTLFCRRCFKYDCFLHPFHATPNVYKRKSKEIRVETEPCGADCFLLEKGAKEFVDQNMLRSQRSRRRRKQPRPASSSCPGPSASAEEAQEGCSDHETTSSSEGNSRCPTPTKLRPGDDDGEQQQAGAVVQWSGAEESLFRVLHGTYFNNFCSIARLIGTKNCKEVYEFAVKEVLIHRVPPADGGIAPQKKKRKHRLWAKIQLKKDNSSNQVCKYQPCDHPDHPCDSSCPCVMSQNFCEKFCQCVHECQNRFPGCRCKTQCNTKQCPCYLAVRECDPDLCMTCGTAEHWDSKSISCKNCSIQRGLKKHLLLAPSDVAGWGTFIKEPVQKNEFISEYCGELISQDEADRRGRIYDKYMSSFLFNLNNDFVVDATRKGNKIRFANHSVNPNCYAKVVMVNGDHRIGIFAKRAIRQGEELFFDYRYSQADALKYVGLERVHTSVSSA from the exons ATGGAGGAAACGACCGCTGCAGGTCCAGAACCGGGCTCAGGTGCTGCGGCACCAGCAGCCCCGAAACCTCAGCCTCCCTCCTTTGTGCCGTCCCGCAGCCTGATGGAGTGGAGACGGAGGGTCAAGTCAGAGTATATGCGCCTCTGCCAAGTAAAACGCCTTAAAAAAGTAGAGAAGGTCAAG ACCCTGTTCATGTCCAACAGGAAAAAGATTGAGCAGCAAACGAATCTCCTGAATGCAGAGTGGTCCAGGCTCCGGATTCAGTCCATCCCTTTGTCAACGTCTGGTGGAGCTGTGGCCAACAAGAAG TGCACGGTGGAGTTTGGCTTTCCTGAATTTAAAGCCCAAGCCATTGCCATGAGACCGCTGTCAACAGTGACAGGAATCCCCTTCATGTACTCTTGGTCGCCTCTGCAGCACAACTTCATG GTGGAGGATGAGACATTCCTTCACAACATCCCATACATGGGCGACGAGGTCCTGGAGCAAGACGAGGCCTTTCTGGAGGAACTCATCGACAACTACGATGGTGTCCATGGCGACAGAG AGGGGGGGTTCATCAGCGACGAGGTCTTTAAAGAGCTGGTGGAGGCCTTGAGCCATTACTCCGaccacgaggaggaggaagaagcagccGCGATGACGGCAGAGGCCGCGGCGGATGTGGCGGTGAAGAAGGAGGACGAGAGAGTGATGAGGAGCTCGGCGGAGGGTTCGGAAGACACCCAAGCGGGTACCGTCGCGTTCaccgggaggaagaggaggagcaccgCTGAAG TGAGCGACTCATCCAGCAGCAAGAAGGTCCCCAACGAAAATATCTTTTCAGCCATCGCCTCAATGTTCCCTTACAAGGGCACCacggaggagctgaaggaaaa GTACAAGGACCTCGTTGAGCCCCCCCAGCCGGTGAAGCTGCCCCCACTCTGCACCCCCAGCCTGGACGGACCCTTTGCTAAGTCTGTACAGCGGGAGCAGTCGTTACACTCCTTCCACACGCTCTTCTGCAGACGTTGCTTCAAATACGACTGTTTCCTCCACC CTTTCCACGCTACGCCCAATGTTTACAAACGCAAGAGCAAGGAGATCCGCGTGGAGACGGAGCCATGTGGTGCGGACTGCTTCCTGTTAGAG AAAGGGGCCAAAGAGTTTGTGGATCAGAACATGTTACGGTCACAAAGGTCTCGGAGGCGCCGAAAGCAGCCGCGTCCCGCCAGCTCCAGCTGTCCCGGGCCGTCCGCGTCCGCCGAGGAAGCACAAGAGGGCTGCAGTGACCATgaaaccacctcctcctcag AGGGGAATTCGCGATGCCCGACTCCCACCAAGCTGCGTCCAGGCGACGATGacggggagcagcagcaggcgggcGCGGTGGTCCAGTGGAGCGGGGCAGAGGAGTCACTCTTCAGAGTGCTACACGGCACCTACTTCAACAACTTCTGCTCCATCGCTCGCCTTATCGGCACCAAGAACTGCAAGGAG GTGTATGAATTTGCAGTGAAGGAAGTCTTGATCCACCGTGTTCCTCCTGCCGATGGAGGAATCGCGCCCCAAAAGAAGAAACGAAAACACAG GTTATGGGCAAAGATTCAGCTCAAGAAAG ATAACTCGTCCAACCAGGTGTGCAAATACCAGCCATGTGATCACCCCGACCATCCGTGCGACAGCTCCTGCCCGTGTGTGATGAGCCAGAATTTCTGTGAGAAGTTCTGCCAGTGCGTCCACGAGT GCCAGAACCGCTTCCCAGGCTGCAGATGCAAGACGCAATGCAACACTAAACAGTGTCCCTGCTACCTGGCCGTGAGGGAGTGTGACCCAGATCTGTGCATGACCTGCGGCACGGCAGAGCACTGGGACAGCAAATCCATCTCCTGCAAGAACTGCAGCATCCAGAGAGGCCTCAAGAAA CACCTGCTTCTGGCGCCATCAGATGTCGCCGGTTGGGGCACCTTCATCAAAGAGCCGGTTCAGAAGAATGAGTTCATCTCTGAATACTGCGGAGAG CTGATCTCCCAGGATGAGGCGGACCGACGTGGAAGGATCTACGACAAATACATGTCCAGCTTTCTCTTCAACTTGAACAATG ACTTTGTTGTGGATGCCACGCGCAAGGGGAACAAGATCCGCTTTGCAAATCATTCTGTTAATCCCAACTGCTACGCAAAAG TGGTAATGGTGAATGGAGACCACCGTATTGGTATCTTTGCCAAACGAGCTATACGGCAAGGGGAGGAGCTCTTCTTTGACTACAG ATACAGCCAAGCTGATGCCCTTAAATATGTGGGATTAGAAAGGGTGCATACCTCCGTATCCTCTGCCTAA